In a single window of the Gadus macrocephalus chromosome 6, ASM3116895v1 genome:
- the cdc14b gene encoding dual specificity protein phosphatase CDC14B isoform X4 — translation MKRKGERRRPESRKKRCSAHSSEAEHNKSDIYIGITDQLYFAVLQQKIKSTSERHSFCVDDELVYENFYADFGPLNLAMFYRFCCKLTKKLKSITLCRKKILFYTCGDHKKQANAAYLIGSYAVLHLHMTPEEASSLLVSKNSTYLPFRDASFGTCLYNLSILDCLHAIQKAVEFSWLDFTNFDVEEYEHYERAENGDFNWIIPGKFLAFSGPHPKSKIENGYPLHAPEAYFPYFRKHNITTIVRLNKKMYDARRFTDSGFEHHDLFFVDGSTPTDAIVRKFLNICENAEGAIAVHCKAGLGRTGTLIACYMMKHYHLTAAEAIAWIRICRPGSVIGPQQNYVEDKQAGMWTEGDGFKEKMLDEQENGKMAVTRILSGVDDITINGSNNKRTPKNEQKMELYNDEEERNGVTQGDKLRALKSKRQSRSSTGSLSQGENKIHTRSSSLSPSRCILQSSSYKASVNAPTLASQSDSRKRTRTSLPANGVANRCTVDRGCKARYSMQPMRFSRLWYPCLFSSFPPKSFIKQISVLTIFVSSFSCFS, via the exons ATGAAGCGTAAAGGCGAGAGGAGGCGACCAGAGTCTAGAAAAAAGCGCTGTTCAGCTCACAGCTCAGAGGCGGAGCATAACAAGTCTGATATTTACATTGGGATAACAG ACCAACTCTATTTCGCCGTACTCCAGCAGAAGATTAAAAGCACATCCGAACGACACTCTTTCTGTGTAGACGATGAGCTGGTATACGAGAA CTTCTATGCGGACTTTGGCCCCCTTAACCTGGCCATGTTTTATCGTTTCTGTTGCAAACTCACCAAGAAGCTCAAG TCCATTACGCTCTGTAGGAAGAAGATTCTCTTCTATACCTGTGGAGACCATAAGAAGCAAGCCAATGCTGCTTACCTGATCGGCTCATATGCT GTATTGCATCTTCACATGACCCCAGAGGAGGCATCCAGTTTACTTGTCTCCAAGAATTCAACATATCTTCCATTTAG AGATGCCTCATTTGGAACATGCTTGTACAATCTGAGCATTCTGGACTGCCTTCATGCCATCCAGAAG GCAGTGGAGTTTAGCTGGCTTGACTTCACCAACTTTGATGTGGAGGAGTATGAACATTACGAG AGAGCAGAAAATGGGGACTTTAACTGGATTATTCCAGGCAAGTTCCTCGCTTTCAGTGGGCCCCATCCGAAGAGCAAAATAGAGAACG GATACCCGCTCCACGCCCCCGAAGCCTACTTCCCTTACTTCAGGAAGCACAACATTACCACTATCGTACGGCTCAACAAGAAGATGTACGACGCCAGGCGCTTCACCGACTCCGGCTTCGAGCACCACGACCTGTTCTTCGTGGACGGCAGCACGCCCACTGACGCCATCGTCAGGAAGTTCCTGAACATCTGTGAGAATGCAGAAGGCGCCATAGCTGTCCACTGCAAAG CTGGTCTGGGGCGTACGGGCACTCTGATCGCCTGCTACATGATGAAGCATTACCATCTTACAGCAGCGGAGGCCATCGCCTGGATACGGATCTGCCGCCCGGGGTCTGTTATTGGGCCCCAGCAGAACTATGTCGAAGA TAAGCAGGCCGGCATGTGGACAGAAGGGGATGGCTTCAAGGAGAAGATGCTGGATGAGCAGGAGAACGGCAAGATGGCCGTCACCCGGATCCTATCTGGGGTGGATGACATCACCATCAACGGCAGCAACAATAAGAGAACGCCCAAAAATGAGCAGAAGATGGAACTG TATaacgatgaggaggagaggaatggTGTGACACAAGGTGACAAACTGCGAGCACTGAAGAGCAAGAGGCAGTCCAGATCATCTACTGGTTCACTATC GCAAGGAGAAAACAAGATTCACACCAggtcatcctccctctctccaag CCGGTGCATCCTGCAGTCTAGCAGCTACAAGGCCAGTGTTAACGCCCCTACTCTGGCTAGCCAATCGGACAGCAGGAAAAGAACCAGAACCTCCCTGCCAGCCAATGGAGTAGCAAACAG ATGCACTGTGGACAGAGGATGTAAAGCTCGCTACTCTATGCAACCGATGCGCTTTTCCAGACTCTGGTATCCATGTCTTTTCTCTTCTTTCCCCCCTAAATCATTTATCAAACAAATCTCTGTATTGACTATCTTTGTTTCCTCATTTTCATGCTTTAGTTAA
- the cdc14b gene encoding dual specificity protein phosphatase CDC14B isoform X5 produces the protein MFKTVAKKPVDDVFCVEIIKDQLYFAVLQQKIKSTSERHSFCVDDELVYENFYADFGPLNLAMFYRFCCKLTKKLKSITLCRKKILFYTCGDHKKQANAAYLIGSYAVLHLHMTPEEASSLLVSKNSTYLPFRDASFGTCLYNLSILDCLHAIQKAVEFSWLDFTNFDVEEYEHYERAENGDFNWIIPGKFLAFSGPHPKSKIENGYPLHAPEAYFPYFRKHNITTIVRLNKKMYDARRFTDSGFEHHDLFFVDGSTPTDAIVRKFLNICENAEGAIAVHCKAGLGRTGTLIACYMMKHYHLTAAEAIAWIRICRPGSVIGPQQNYVEDKQAGMWTEGDGFKEKMLDEQENGKMAVTRILSGVDDITINGSNNKRTPKNEQKMELYNDEEERNGVTQGDKLRALKSKRQSRSSTGSLSQGENKIHTRSSSLSPSRCILQSSSYKASVNAPTLASQSDSRKRTRTSLPANGVANSSLCHSRLARSLGNLHVQTGDRDLLCFEPCGKPRETNCSTANRGTLTNLNTAKAHHNQASSPQAYS, from the exons ATGTTTAAAACGGTCGCCAAGAAACCCGTGGACGATGTTTTTTGTGTTGAAATAATCAAGG ACCAACTCTATTTCGCCGTACTCCAGCAGAAGATTAAAAGCACATCCGAACGACACTCTTTCTGTGTAGACGATGAGCTGGTATACGAGAA CTTCTATGCGGACTTTGGCCCCCTTAACCTGGCCATGTTTTATCGTTTCTGTTGCAAACTCACCAAGAAGCTCAAG TCCATTACGCTCTGTAGGAAGAAGATTCTCTTCTATACCTGTGGAGACCATAAGAAGCAAGCCAATGCTGCTTACCTGATCGGCTCATATGCT GTATTGCATCTTCACATGACCCCAGAGGAGGCATCCAGTTTACTTGTCTCCAAGAATTCAACATATCTTCCATTTAG AGATGCCTCATTTGGAACATGCTTGTACAATCTGAGCATTCTGGACTGCCTTCATGCCATCCAGAAG GCAGTGGAGTTTAGCTGGCTTGACTTCACCAACTTTGATGTGGAGGAGTATGAACATTACGAG AGAGCAGAAAATGGGGACTTTAACTGGATTATTCCAGGCAAGTTCCTCGCTTTCAGTGGGCCCCATCCGAAGAGCAAAATAGAGAACG GATACCCGCTCCACGCCCCCGAAGCCTACTTCCCTTACTTCAGGAAGCACAACATTACCACTATCGTACGGCTCAACAAGAAGATGTACGACGCCAGGCGCTTCACCGACTCCGGCTTCGAGCACCACGACCTGTTCTTCGTGGACGGCAGCACGCCCACTGACGCCATCGTCAGGAAGTTCCTGAACATCTGTGAGAATGCAGAAGGCGCCATAGCTGTCCACTGCAAAG CTGGTCTGGGGCGTACGGGCACTCTGATCGCCTGCTACATGATGAAGCATTACCATCTTACAGCAGCGGAGGCCATCGCCTGGATACGGATCTGCCGCCCGGGGTCTGTTATTGGGCCCCAGCAGAACTATGTCGAAGA TAAGCAGGCCGGCATGTGGACAGAAGGGGATGGCTTCAAGGAGAAGATGCTGGATGAGCAGGAGAACGGCAAGATGGCCGTCACCCGGATCCTATCTGGGGTGGATGACATCACCATCAACGGCAGCAACAATAAGAGAACGCCCAAAAATGAGCAGAAGATGGAACTG TATaacgatgaggaggagaggaatggTGTGACACAAGGTGACAAACTGCGAGCACTGAAGAGCAAGAGGCAGTCCAGATCATCTACTGGTTCACTATC GCAAGGAGAAAACAAGATTCACACCAggtcatcctccctctctccaag CCGGTGCATCCTGCAGTCTAGCAGCTACAAGGCCAGTGTTAACGCCCCTACTCTGGCTAGCCAATCGGACAGCAGGAAAAGAACCAGAACCTCCCTGCCAGCCAATGGAGTAGCAAACAG CTCCCTGTGCCACAGCAGACTAGCCAGGTCCCTAGGCAACTTGCATGTTCAGACTGGCGACAGAGACCTGCTCTGCTTTGAGCCATGCGGTAAACCTAGAGAAACCAACTGTTCCACGGCCAACAGGGGCACTCTGACCAACCTTAACACGGCAAAGGCCCATCACAACCAGGCAAGCTCTCCACAGGCCTATTCATAA
- the cdc14b gene encoding dual specificity protein phosphatase CDC14B isoform X3, with translation MKRKGERRRPESRKKRCSAHSSEAEHNKSDIYIGITDQLYFAVLQQKIKSTSERHSFCVDDELVYENFYADFGPLNLAMFYRFCCKLTKKLKSITLCRKKILFYTCGDHKKQANAAYLIGSYAVLHLHMTPEEASSLLVSKNSTYLPFRDASFGTCLYNLSILDCLHAIQKAVEFSWLDFTNFDVEEYEHYERAENGDFNWIIPGKFLAFSGPHPKSKIENGYPLHAPEAYFPYFRKHNITTIVRLNKKMYDARRFTDSGFEHHDLFFVDGSTPTDAIVRKFLNICENAEGAIAVHCKAGLGRTGTLIACYMMKHYHLTAAEAIAWIRICRPGSVIGPQQNYVEDKQAGMWTEGDGFKEKMLDEQENGKMAVTRILSGVDDITINGSNNKRTPKNEQKMELYNDEEERNGVTQGDKLRALKSKRQSRSSTGSLSQGENKIHTRSSSLSPSRCILQSSSYKASVNAPTLASQSDSRKRTRTSLPANGVANSSLCHSRLARSLGNLHVQTGDRDLLCFEPCGKPRETNCSTANRGTLTNLNTAKAHHNQSLRTQS, from the exons ATGAAGCGTAAAGGCGAGAGGAGGCGACCAGAGTCTAGAAAAAAGCGCTGTTCAGCTCACAGCTCAGAGGCGGAGCATAACAAGTCTGATATTTACATTGGGATAACAG ACCAACTCTATTTCGCCGTACTCCAGCAGAAGATTAAAAGCACATCCGAACGACACTCTTTCTGTGTAGACGATGAGCTGGTATACGAGAA CTTCTATGCGGACTTTGGCCCCCTTAACCTGGCCATGTTTTATCGTTTCTGTTGCAAACTCACCAAGAAGCTCAAG TCCATTACGCTCTGTAGGAAGAAGATTCTCTTCTATACCTGTGGAGACCATAAGAAGCAAGCCAATGCTGCTTACCTGATCGGCTCATATGCT GTATTGCATCTTCACATGACCCCAGAGGAGGCATCCAGTTTACTTGTCTCCAAGAATTCAACATATCTTCCATTTAG AGATGCCTCATTTGGAACATGCTTGTACAATCTGAGCATTCTGGACTGCCTTCATGCCATCCAGAAG GCAGTGGAGTTTAGCTGGCTTGACTTCACCAACTTTGATGTGGAGGAGTATGAACATTACGAG AGAGCAGAAAATGGGGACTTTAACTGGATTATTCCAGGCAAGTTCCTCGCTTTCAGTGGGCCCCATCCGAAGAGCAAAATAGAGAACG GATACCCGCTCCACGCCCCCGAAGCCTACTTCCCTTACTTCAGGAAGCACAACATTACCACTATCGTACGGCTCAACAAGAAGATGTACGACGCCAGGCGCTTCACCGACTCCGGCTTCGAGCACCACGACCTGTTCTTCGTGGACGGCAGCACGCCCACTGACGCCATCGTCAGGAAGTTCCTGAACATCTGTGAGAATGCAGAAGGCGCCATAGCTGTCCACTGCAAAG CTGGTCTGGGGCGTACGGGCACTCTGATCGCCTGCTACATGATGAAGCATTACCATCTTACAGCAGCGGAGGCCATCGCCTGGATACGGATCTGCCGCCCGGGGTCTGTTATTGGGCCCCAGCAGAACTATGTCGAAGA TAAGCAGGCCGGCATGTGGACAGAAGGGGATGGCTTCAAGGAGAAGATGCTGGATGAGCAGGAGAACGGCAAGATGGCCGTCACCCGGATCCTATCTGGGGTGGATGACATCACCATCAACGGCAGCAACAATAAGAGAACGCCCAAAAATGAGCAGAAGATGGAACTG TATaacgatgaggaggagaggaatggTGTGACACAAGGTGACAAACTGCGAGCACTGAAGAGCAAGAGGCAGTCCAGATCATCTACTGGTTCACTATC GCAAGGAGAAAACAAGATTCACACCAggtcatcctccctctctccaag CCGGTGCATCCTGCAGTCTAGCAGCTACAAGGCCAGTGTTAACGCCCCTACTCTGGCTAGCCAATCGGACAGCAGGAAAAGAACCAGAACCTCCCTGCCAGCCAATGGAGTAGCAAACAG CTCCCTGTGCCACAGCAGACTAGCCAGGTCCCTAGGCAACTTGCATGTTCAGACTGGCGACAGAGACCTGCTCTGCTTTGAGCCATGCGGTAAACCTAGAGAAACCAACTGTTCCACGGCCAACAGGGGCACTCTGACCAACCTTAACACGGCAAAGGCCCATCACAACCAG TCACTCCGTACCCAAAGCTAG
- the cdc14b gene encoding dual specificity protein phosphatase CDC14B isoform X7, which translates to MKRKGERRRPESRKKRCSAHSSEAEHNKSDIYIGITDQLYFAVLQQKIKSTSERHSFCVDDELVYENFYADFGPLNLAMFYRFCCKLTKKLKSITLCRKKILFYTCGDHKKQANAAYLIGSYAVLHLHMTPEEASSLLVSKNSTYLPFRDASFGTCLYNLSILDCLHAIQKAVEFSWLDFTNFDVEEYEHYERAENGDFNWIIPGKFLAFSGPHPKSKIENGYPLHAPEAYFPYFRKHNITTIVRLNKKMYDARRFTDSGFEHHDLFFVDGSTPTDAIVRKFLNICENAEGAIAVHCKAGLGRTGTLIACYMMKHYHLTAAEAIAWIRICRPGSVIGPQQNYVEDKQAGMWTEGDGFKEKMLDEQENGKMAVTRILSGVDDITINGSNNKRTPKNEQKMELYNDEEERNGVTQGDKLRALKSKRQSRSSTGSLSQGENKIHTRSSSLSPSRCILQSSSYKASVNAPTLASQSDSRKRTRTSLPANGVANRCTVDRGCKARYSMQPMRFSRLCHSVPKARAPLLR; encoded by the exons ATGAAGCGTAAAGGCGAGAGGAGGCGACCAGAGTCTAGAAAAAAGCGCTGTTCAGCTCACAGCTCAGAGGCGGAGCATAACAAGTCTGATATTTACATTGGGATAACAG ACCAACTCTATTTCGCCGTACTCCAGCAGAAGATTAAAAGCACATCCGAACGACACTCTTTCTGTGTAGACGATGAGCTGGTATACGAGAA CTTCTATGCGGACTTTGGCCCCCTTAACCTGGCCATGTTTTATCGTTTCTGTTGCAAACTCACCAAGAAGCTCAAG TCCATTACGCTCTGTAGGAAGAAGATTCTCTTCTATACCTGTGGAGACCATAAGAAGCAAGCCAATGCTGCTTACCTGATCGGCTCATATGCT GTATTGCATCTTCACATGACCCCAGAGGAGGCATCCAGTTTACTTGTCTCCAAGAATTCAACATATCTTCCATTTAG AGATGCCTCATTTGGAACATGCTTGTACAATCTGAGCATTCTGGACTGCCTTCATGCCATCCAGAAG GCAGTGGAGTTTAGCTGGCTTGACTTCACCAACTTTGATGTGGAGGAGTATGAACATTACGAG AGAGCAGAAAATGGGGACTTTAACTGGATTATTCCAGGCAAGTTCCTCGCTTTCAGTGGGCCCCATCCGAAGAGCAAAATAGAGAACG GATACCCGCTCCACGCCCCCGAAGCCTACTTCCCTTACTTCAGGAAGCACAACATTACCACTATCGTACGGCTCAACAAGAAGATGTACGACGCCAGGCGCTTCACCGACTCCGGCTTCGAGCACCACGACCTGTTCTTCGTGGACGGCAGCACGCCCACTGACGCCATCGTCAGGAAGTTCCTGAACATCTGTGAGAATGCAGAAGGCGCCATAGCTGTCCACTGCAAAG CTGGTCTGGGGCGTACGGGCACTCTGATCGCCTGCTACATGATGAAGCATTACCATCTTACAGCAGCGGAGGCCATCGCCTGGATACGGATCTGCCGCCCGGGGTCTGTTATTGGGCCCCAGCAGAACTATGTCGAAGA TAAGCAGGCCGGCATGTGGACAGAAGGGGATGGCTTCAAGGAGAAGATGCTGGATGAGCAGGAGAACGGCAAGATGGCCGTCACCCGGATCCTATCTGGGGTGGATGACATCACCATCAACGGCAGCAACAATAAGAGAACGCCCAAAAATGAGCAGAAGATGGAACTG TATaacgatgaggaggagaggaatggTGTGACACAAGGTGACAAACTGCGAGCACTGAAGAGCAAGAGGCAGTCCAGATCATCTACTGGTTCACTATC GCAAGGAGAAAACAAGATTCACACCAggtcatcctccctctctccaag CCGGTGCATCCTGCAGTCTAGCAGCTACAAGGCCAGTGTTAACGCCCCTACTCTGGCTAGCCAATCGGACAGCAGGAAAAGAACCAGAACCTCCCTGCCAGCCAATGGAGTAGCAAACAG ATGCACTGTGGACAGAGGATGTAAAGCTCGCTACTCTATGCAACCGATGCGCTTTTCCAGACTCTG TCACTCCGTACCCAAAGCTAGAGCCCCTCTACTGCGATGA
- the cdc14b gene encoding dual specificity protein phosphatase CDC14B isoform X6 produces the protein MFKTVAKKPVDDVFCVEIIKDQLYFAVLQQKIKSTSERHSFCVDDELVYENFYADFGPLNLAMFYRFCCKLTKKLKSITLCRKKILFYTCGDHKKQANAAYLIGSYAVLHLHMTPEEASSLLVSKNSTYLPFRDASFGTCLYNLSILDCLHAIQKAVEFSWLDFTNFDVEEYEHYERAENGDFNWIIPGKFLAFSGPHPKSKIENGYPLHAPEAYFPYFRKHNITTIVRLNKKMYDARRFTDSGFEHHDLFFVDGSTPTDAIVRKFLNICENAEGAIAVHCKAGLGRTGTLIACYMMKHYHLTAAEAIAWIRICRPGSVIGPQQNYVEDKQAGMWTEGDGFKEKMLDEQENGKMAVTRILSGVDDITINGSNNKRTPKNEQKMELYNDEEERNGVTQGDKLRALKSKRQSRSSTGSLSQGENKIHTRSSSLSPSRCILQSSSYKASVNAPTLASQSDSRKRTRTSLPANGVANSSLCHSRLARSLGNLHVQTGDRDLLCFEPCGKPRETNCSTANRGTLTNLNTAKAHHNQSLRTQS, from the exons ATGTTTAAAACGGTCGCCAAGAAACCCGTGGACGATGTTTTTTGTGTTGAAATAATCAAGG ACCAACTCTATTTCGCCGTACTCCAGCAGAAGATTAAAAGCACATCCGAACGACACTCTTTCTGTGTAGACGATGAGCTGGTATACGAGAA CTTCTATGCGGACTTTGGCCCCCTTAACCTGGCCATGTTTTATCGTTTCTGTTGCAAACTCACCAAGAAGCTCAAG TCCATTACGCTCTGTAGGAAGAAGATTCTCTTCTATACCTGTGGAGACCATAAGAAGCAAGCCAATGCTGCTTACCTGATCGGCTCATATGCT GTATTGCATCTTCACATGACCCCAGAGGAGGCATCCAGTTTACTTGTCTCCAAGAATTCAACATATCTTCCATTTAG AGATGCCTCATTTGGAACATGCTTGTACAATCTGAGCATTCTGGACTGCCTTCATGCCATCCAGAAG GCAGTGGAGTTTAGCTGGCTTGACTTCACCAACTTTGATGTGGAGGAGTATGAACATTACGAG AGAGCAGAAAATGGGGACTTTAACTGGATTATTCCAGGCAAGTTCCTCGCTTTCAGTGGGCCCCATCCGAAGAGCAAAATAGAGAACG GATACCCGCTCCACGCCCCCGAAGCCTACTTCCCTTACTTCAGGAAGCACAACATTACCACTATCGTACGGCTCAACAAGAAGATGTACGACGCCAGGCGCTTCACCGACTCCGGCTTCGAGCACCACGACCTGTTCTTCGTGGACGGCAGCACGCCCACTGACGCCATCGTCAGGAAGTTCCTGAACATCTGTGAGAATGCAGAAGGCGCCATAGCTGTCCACTGCAAAG CTGGTCTGGGGCGTACGGGCACTCTGATCGCCTGCTACATGATGAAGCATTACCATCTTACAGCAGCGGAGGCCATCGCCTGGATACGGATCTGCCGCCCGGGGTCTGTTATTGGGCCCCAGCAGAACTATGTCGAAGA TAAGCAGGCCGGCATGTGGACAGAAGGGGATGGCTTCAAGGAGAAGATGCTGGATGAGCAGGAGAACGGCAAGATGGCCGTCACCCGGATCCTATCTGGGGTGGATGACATCACCATCAACGGCAGCAACAATAAGAGAACGCCCAAAAATGAGCAGAAGATGGAACTG TATaacgatgaggaggagaggaatggTGTGACACAAGGTGACAAACTGCGAGCACTGAAGAGCAAGAGGCAGTCCAGATCATCTACTGGTTCACTATC GCAAGGAGAAAACAAGATTCACACCAggtcatcctccctctctccaag CCGGTGCATCCTGCAGTCTAGCAGCTACAAGGCCAGTGTTAACGCCCCTACTCTGGCTAGCCAATCGGACAGCAGGAAAAGAACCAGAACCTCCCTGCCAGCCAATGGAGTAGCAAACAG CTCCCTGTGCCACAGCAGACTAGCCAGGTCCCTAGGCAACTTGCATGTTCAGACTGGCGACAGAGACCTGCTCTGCTTTGAGCCATGCGGTAAACCTAGAGAAACCAACTGTTCCACGGCCAACAGGGGCACTCTGACCAACCTTAACACGGCAAAGGCCCATCACAACCAG TCACTCCGTACCCAAAGCTAG
- the cdc14b gene encoding dual specificity protein phosphatase CDC14B isoform X2 — translation MKRKGERRRPESRKKRCSAHSSEAEHNKSDIYIGITDQLYFAVLQQKIKSTSERHSFCVDDELVYENFYADFGPLNLAMFYRFCCKLTKKLKSITLCRKKILFYTCGDHKKQANAAYLIGSYAVLHLHMTPEEASSLLVSKNSTYLPFRDASFGTCLYNLSILDCLHAIQKAVEFSWLDFTNFDVEEYEHYERAENGDFNWIIPGKFLAFSGPHPKSKIENGYPLHAPEAYFPYFRKHNITTIVRLNKKMYDARRFTDSGFEHHDLFFVDGSTPTDAIVRKFLNICENAEGAIAVHCKAGLGRTGTLIACYMMKHYHLTAAEAIAWIRICRPGSVIGPQQNYVEDKQAGMWTEGDGFKEKMLDEQENGKMAVTRILSGVDDITINGSNNKRTPKNEQKMELYNDEEERNGVTQGDKLRALKSKRQSRSSTGSLSQGENKIHTRSSSLSPSRCILQSSSYKASVNAPTLASQSDSRKRTRTSLPANGVANSSLCHSRLARSLGNLHVQTGDRDLLCFEPCGKPRETNCSTANRGTLTNLNTAKAHHNQMHCGQRM, via the exons ATGAAGCGTAAAGGCGAGAGGAGGCGACCAGAGTCTAGAAAAAAGCGCTGTTCAGCTCACAGCTCAGAGGCGGAGCATAACAAGTCTGATATTTACATTGGGATAACAG ACCAACTCTATTTCGCCGTACTCCAGCAGAAGATTAAAAGCACATCCGAACGACACTCTTTCTGTGTAGACGATGAGCTGGTATACGAGAA CTTCTATGCGGACTTTGGCCCCCTTAACCTGGCCATGTTTTATCGTTTCTGTTGCAAACTCACCAAGAAGCTCAAG TCCATTACGCTCTGTAGGAAGAAGATTCTCTTCTATACCTGTGGAGACCATAAGAAGCAAGCCAATGCTGCTTACCTGATCGGCTCATATGCT GTATTGCATCTTCACATGACCCCAGAGGAGGCATCCAGTTTACTTGTCTCCAAGAATTCAACATATCTTCCATTTAG AGATGCCTCATTTGGAACATGCTTGTACAATCTGAGCATTCTGGACTGCCTTCATGCCATCCAGAAG GCAGTGGAGTTTAGCTGGCTTGACTTCACCAACTTTGATGTGGAGGAGTATGAACATTACGAG AGAGCAGAAAATGGGGACTTTAACTGGATTATTCCAGGCAAGTTCCTCGCTTTCAGTGGGCCCCATCCGAAGAGCAAAATAGAGAACG GATACCCGCTCCACGCCCCCGAAGCCTACTTCCCTTACTTCAGGAAGCACAACATTACCACTATCGTACGGCTCAACAAGAAGATGTACGACGCCAGGCGCTTCACCGACTCCGGCTTCGAGCACCACGACCTGTTCTTCGTGGACGGCAGCACGCCCACTGACGCCATCGTCAGGAAGTTCCTGAACATCTGTGAGAATGCAGAAGGCGCCATAGCTGTCCACTGCAAAG CTGGTCTGGGGCGTACGGGCACTCTGATCGCCTGCTACATGATGAAGCATTACCATCTTACAGCAGCGGAGGCCATCGCCTGGATACGGATCTGCCGCCCGGGGTCTGTTATTGGGCCCCAGCAGAACTATGTCGAAGA TAAGCAGGCCGGCATGTGGACAGAAGGGGATGGCTTCAAGGAGAAGATGCTGGATGAGCAGGAGAACGGCAAGATGGCCGTCACCCGGATCCTATCTGGGGTGGATGACATCACCATCAACGGCAGCAACAATAAGAGAACGCCCAAAAATGAGCAGAAGATGGAACTG TATaacgatgaggaggagaggaatggTGTGACACAAGGTGACAAACTGCGAGCACTGAAGAGCAAGAGGCAGTCCAGATCATCTACTGGTTCACTATC GCAAGGAGAAAACAAGATTCACACCAggtcatcctccctctctccaag CCGGTGCATCCTGCAGTCTAGCAGCTACAAGGCCAGTGTTAACGCCCCTACTCTGGCTAGCCAATCGGACAGCAGGAAAAGAACCAGAACCTCCCTGCCAGCCAATGGAGTAGCAAACAG CTCCCTGTGCCACAGCAGACTAGCCAGGTCCCTAGGCAACTTGCATGTTCAGACTGGCGACAGAGACCTGCTCTGCTTTGAGCCATGCGGTAAACCTAGAGAAACCAACTGTTCCACGGCCAACAGGGGCACTCTGACCAACCTTAACACGGCAAAGGCCCATCACAACCAG ATGCACTGTGGACAGAGGATGTAA